A portion of the Bacteroides faecium genome contains these proteins:
- a CDS encoding RagB/SusD family nutrient uptake outer membrane protein, producing the protein MKFRYIKSILSAASLLLAVSVTSCIGDLDATPIDPNIVMTFDQASVFNKIYGTLGLTGQKGPDGSGDLDDIDEGTSSFYRMTWCANQLMTDEAIVNSWNDAGVATIADCSWSSSNEIVTGLYYRLTFDITLCNYFLEQTEGLTDDETTRQRAEVRFIRALNNYYLMDMFGNPPYCDKVSTEKPQQIQRADLFAKIEEELKEIGDDATATLAQPLQTTYGRVDRVAAWLLLARMYLNAEVYTGTPQWGKAKEYAQKVIGSGYKLAPVYKHLFMADNDGSNVNKARQEVILPILQDGVRTKSWGGSLFLIAGTHKSDTGMNPWGSKQGWGGPHCRQAMVAKFFPNVNDAPSVLEDQMVVAAKDDRALMCGVQRSTSTGDNMSFTDGFACAKFSNIRADNGLTSDTDNPDMDIPLLRMAEAYLIVAEASIRANNGVSTQETIDAMHEIRKRANAAESASYTLTDIRDEWAREFWFEGRRRIDLIRFGDFGGKSDYNWDWKGGEKQGTEIKEFRNIYPIPANDINANTNLKQNPEY; encoded by the coding sequence ATGAAATTCAGATATATAAAATCAATCCTATCGGCTGCCTCACTATTACTGGCAGTCAGCGTGACTTCATGTATCGGTGACCTGGATGCGACTCCTATCGACCCGAATATAGTGATGACATTCGACCAGGCAAGCGTTTTTAACAAGATATATGGAACCCTCGGACTGACAGGTCAGAAAGGCCCCGACGGAAGCGGTGACTTGGACGACATCGACGAAGGTACTTCCTCTTTCTACCGTATGACTTGGTGTGCCAACCAATTGATGACAGATGAAGCGATTGTCAATTCATGGAACGATGCCGGTGTCGCTACTATTGCCGATTGCAGTTGGAGTTCTTCCAATGAAATCGTGACAGGACTCTATTACCGTCTGACATTCGACATCACTTTGTGCAACTACTTCCTGGAACAAACGGAAGGACTGACAGATGATGAAACGACACGCCAACGTGCAGAAGTACGTTTTATCCGTGCTTTGAATAACTATTACCTGATGGATATGTTCGGCAATCCGCCGTATTGCGACAAAGTATCGACAGAGAAGCCTCAGCAAATACAACGTGCGGATCTTTTCGCGAAGATTGAAGAAGAGTTGAAAGAAATCGGTGACGACGCTACCGCCACACTGGCACAGCCGCTTCAAACGACTTACGGCCGTGTAGACCGTGTTGCCGCCTGGTTATTGCTGGCACGTATGTATCTCAACGCAGAAGTCTATACCGGCACGCCGCAATGGGGAAAAGCCAAGGAATATGCCCAGAAGGTGATTGGCTCCGGCTATAAGCTGGCTCCTGTCTACAAACACCTGTTCATGGCAGATAATGATGGCAGCAATGTCAACAAAGCAAGACAGGAAGTGATACTTCCGATTTTGCAGGATGGTGTGAGAACCAAGAGTTGGGGTGGTTCGCTGTTCTTGATTGCAGGTACGCACAAAAGTGACACAGGCATGAATCCATGGGGAAGCAAGCAAGGATGGGGCGGCCCGCATTGTCGTCAGGCAATGGTAGCCAAATTCTTCCCGAACGTAAATGATGCTCCTTCCGTATTGGAAGACCAGATGGTAGTGGCAGCAAAAGATGACCGTGCCTTGATGTGCGGAGTACAGAGAAGTACATCGACAGGAGACAATATGAGCTTTACGGACGGATTCGCATGTGCCAAATTCTCGAACATCCGTGCAGACAACGGACTGACAAGCGATACGGACAATCCCGATATGGATATACCTCTTCTTCGTATGGCAGAAGCTTATCTGATTGTAGCAGAAGCCAGCATCCGTGCAAACAATGGTGTTTCTACTCAGGAGACAATAGACGCTATGCATGAAATCCGTAAGCGTGCGAACGCCGCCGAATCTGCTTCATATACATTGACGGACATCCGTGACGAATGGGCGCGTGAGTTCTGGTTTGAAGGTCGCCGCCGCATTGACTTGATTCGTTTTGGCGATTTCGGTGGAAAATCCGACTACAACTGGGATTGGAAAGGTGGAGAAAAACAAGGTACTGAAATAAAAGAGTTCCGCAACATTTATCCTATTCCTGCCAATGATATCAATGCGAATACGAATCTGAAGCAAAACCCTGAATATTAA
- a CDS encoding Outer membrane protein SusF domain-containing protein — protein sequence MKKLSIYITVLLAAALTACNEDFNEGVASPQSYGQEEAAGKITFTATGVDPINLGNVEEESVAVAVFTAPVVEEEATLSYKMKLDNKVTLTVDDKGYVATEDLQNAVAQIYGIRPVERTMNAVLTAYVAVGKTVYAAPAESYELKVTPEAPVIEGAYYLTGSLTFDKAVAFSNKSGDVYANPIFTVTVPALTNSDGVVQDSEFTIQSVSGKKYGTLQAEALEGNLVQKDDANAIQIPAGNDYKSIKITIDMINGTYEVEKLPYANFLWVPVSSSWSPYNSATLSGVDAKLQFGMVSIEKEFKLTASSSWNGGDYGYSYFTTRKGVLPVEGNDNMQVSEAGIYFLKVNLYDDKKEISAVKINSIGLIGDATVGGWDTDAETNMPYDDTEKCWSTTTTLSANHFKVRINKDWNTAIGGSLDALNADGGADNIKLDTPGEYTVKLYLNGRLILIKNNN from the coding sequence ATGAAAAAATTATCAATATATATAACCGTGTTACTGGCTGCCGCACTAACAGCCTGCAACGAAGATTTTAATGAAGGGGTAGCTTCCCCACAGTCTTACGGACAGGAAGAAGCTGCCGGCAAGATTACTTTTACAGCTACAGGTGTAGACCCGATTAATCTTGGAAATGTCGAGGAAGAATCCGTAGCGGTTGCTGTATTTACAGCTCCTGTCGTTGAAGAAGAAGCCACCTTATCCTATAAAATGAAGTTGGATAATAAAGTGACTTTAACTGTAGACGACAAAGGATACGTAGCAACGGAAGATTTGCAGAATGCAGTGGCGCAAATATATGGTATCCGTCCGGTAGAACGTACCATGAATGCAGTATTAACGGCATACGTGGCTGTCGGAAAGACAGTATATGCGGCACCGGCTGAAAGTTATGAGTTGAAAGTTACTCCGGAAGCACCGGTGATTGAGGGGGCCTATTATTTAACGGGTTCATTAACTTTCGACAAAGCGGTTGCCTTTAGTAATAAAAGCGGCGATGTATATGCTAATCCGATTTTTACAGTAACCGTACCTGCTTTAACTAATAGCGATGGAGTTGTTCAAGACTCCGAATTCACTATTCAATCTGTTTCAGGAAAGAAATATGGTACACTTCAGGCAGAAGCATTAGAGGGCAATTTGGTTCAAAAGGATGATGCCAATGCTATCCAAATACCTGCCGGAAATGACTATAAGAGCATTAAGATAACCATTGACATGATAAACGGAACATACGAAGTAGAGAAATTGCCGTATGCAAACTTCTTGTGGGTACCTGTGTCTTCCTCTTGGTCACCTTACAATTCTGCTACATTATCGGGAGTAGACGCGAAACTTCAATTTGGAATGGTATCCATCGAAAAAGAATTTAAGCTAACAGCCAGTTCGTCATGGAATGGTGGCGATTATGGATATTCATATTTTACCACAAGAAAGGGAGTATTGCCAGTTGAGGGAAACGATAATATGCAAGTATCCGAAGCAGGAATCTACTTCTTGAAGGTGAATTTATACGATGACAAGAAAGAAATCAGTGCCGTTAAAATAAACTCAATAGGCCTTATTGGAGATGCTACTGTTGGCGGATGGGATACAGATGCAGAAACAAATATGCCTTATGATGATACAGAGAAATGCTGGAGCACGACAACTACATTGTCTGCCAATCACTTCAAGGTTCGCATAAATAAGGATTGGAACACAGCTATCGGTGGAAGTCTGGATGCACTCAACGCCGATGGTGGTGCAGACAATATAAAATTAGATACTCCGGGAGAATATACTGTTAAGTTATACCTTAACGGACGTCTCATTCTGATAAAAAACAACAATTAG
- a CDS encoding SusE domain-containing protein encodes MKKINILTSILVATALLTACEDDRDSNPTIQEPTTFVLNTPANATSNVYDLNQSKNIELTCTQPDYGYPAVVTYTVQADLTDKWTDETETADASYLTLASISTSAKVDANTQELNKAIVKLAGWTSENDYDGEPMSVFVRLYAHIGDKGYPIHSNSIELKVIPYYMDISDAVPATYYLLGDFIGEVPWGNPTMAAGTAYFPMSLVKGYAYDANTGKGEFTYTGYIPADKGFKVVAVPGTWDDQWGNADSEGFTNLVNDKNSQNIKVNAAGWYTLHLNTIENKLTMKATTFETQPTEYDAVTLTYGSESVDMTKVTMEHSHVWYADITIAASCKAKFTSGDKTWGGEVFPFGSFVDGATISCKPGDYTVLFNELDECYYFKAK; translated from the coding sequence ATGAAAAAAATAAATATACTGACGTCCATACTAGTAGCAACAGCCCTGCTGACTGCCTGCGAGGATGACAGGGACTCAAATCCTACCATACAGGAACCTACTACTTTTGTATTGAACACTCCTGCCAATGCAACGTCCAACGTCTATGACCTGAATCAATCCAAGAATATCGAGTTGACTTGTACGCAACCGGACTATGGCTATCCTGCCGTAGTGACTTACACCGTGCAAGCGGATTTAACAGACAAATGGACTGATGAAACGGAAACGGCAGATGCTTCTTATCTGACACTAGCTTCCATATCTACATCAGCCAAAGTGGATGCGAACACACAGGAATTGAATAAGGCAATCGTAAAACTTGCCGGCTGGACATCGGAGAATGATTATGACGGCGAACCGATGAGTGTATTTGTACGTTTGTACGCACATATCGGAGATAAAGGGTATCCTATACATTCCAATTCGATTGAATTGAAAGTTATACCTTATTATATGGATATATCTGATGCCGTTCCTGCCACTTATTATTTACTGGGCGATTTCATCGGTGAAGTTCCCTGGGGAAATCCGACAATGGCAGCAGGTACCGCTTATTTCCCGATGTCACTGGTAAAAGGATATGCGTATGATGCCAATACAGGTAAAGGAGAATTTACCTACACAGGATATATCCCGGCAGATAAAGGATTTAAGGTAGTAGCTGTTCCCGGTACATGGGATGACCAATGGGGAAATGCTGACAGCGAAGGATTCACCAATTTGGTAAATGACAAGAATTCTCAAAATATTAAAGTGAATGCAGCCGGTTGGTACACGCTTCATCTCAATACGATTGAGAATAAACTGACAATGAAAGCTACTACTTTTGAAACTCAACCGACAGAATATGATGCCGTCACATTGACTTATGGTTCGGAATCTGTAGACATGACCAAAGTTACCATGGAGCACTCACATGTATGGTATGCCGACATAACAATCGCGGCAAGCTGCAAAGCCAAATTCACTTCCGGCGACAAGACTTGGGGTGGAGAGGTATTCCCATTCGGCTCATTTGTTGATGGAGCTACCATCAGTTGCAAACCGGGTGATTATACCGTACTGTTCAACGAACTGGACGAGTGCTATTACTTCAAAGCAAAATAG
- a CDS encoding SusC/RagA family TonB-linked outer membrane protein, which translates to MKKSLRLKALLTLLVGLFLSIGAFAQQIAVKGHVKDTTGEPVIGANVLVKGTTNGTITDFDGNFMLNVPKDAILSVSFVGYKSAEVKAASTVMVTLEDDSQVLDAVVVIGYGSVKKNDMTGSVTAIKPDKLNKGLITNAQDMMTGKIAGVSVISKGGAPGEGATIRIRGGSSLTAENDPLIVIDGLAMDNKGVKGLANPLSMVNPNDIESFTVLKDASATAIYGSRASNGVIIITTKKGQAGARPTISYDGNVSVSTVKSTVDVMDGDQFRSFIKDIWGEDSEAYSKLGNANTDWQKEIFRAAVSTDHNLTISGGLKNMPYRVSFGYTNQNGIVKTSKFERYTASVSLAPSFFEDHLKVNANLKGMIAKNRYADGNAVGSAVSFDPTQSVRSDDPYHQYYFDGYFQWNTDASSLNDDTWKRTFNGNAPGNPVALLEEKDDRAISKSLIGNLELDYKFHFLPDLHAHVNGGMDLSTGKQYTDVSPYSSTNNYYGSYGWEQKDKYNLSLNAYLQYSKDFTDKHRFDVMAGYEWQHFHDTSDQEYWGLYPLSNNVVENRGQRYNNTSSGSATESYLVSFFGRVNYTLLDRYLFTATVRQDGSSRFHKNNRWGLFPSFALGWKLKEEAFLKDVDVLSDLKLRLGYGITGQQNINSGDYPYLAVYETNKDGAYYPILGEGITYRPNAYNPDLKWEKTTTYNVGLDFGFLNNRINGAVDYYYRKTTDLLNSVFVSAGTNFKNKVLSNVGSLENSGIEFSINSKPVVTTDWTWDLGFNITYNKNEITKLTTGDSKNYYVAAGDNIGGGRDMKAMAHAVGHPASSFYVYQQVYDENGKPIENEFVDRNGDGTINGDDRYFYKKPTADVLMGLTSRLSYKSWDFSFSLRASLNNYVYNSVEAGGSDCNPTSVYSFGALNNRPLMGVANNIQNLKDNTLLSDYFVQNASFMKCDNITLGYSFKKMFGAPIGGRVYAAVQNVFTITKYKGLDPEVEKGLDNNIYPRPLTTLIGLSLNF; encoded by the coding sequence TTAAGACTAAAAGCCCTGCTCACATTATTGGTGGGACTCTTCCTTTCCATTGGAGCATTTGCTCAGCAAATAGCTGTCAAGGGGCATGTGAAAGACACAACGGGTGAGCCTGTCATCGGTGCTAACGTACTGGTGAAAGGTACAACCAATGGAACAATAACTGATTTCGATGGTAACTTTATGTTGAATGTACCGAAAGATGCTATTCTTTCCGTTTCATTCGTCGGCTATAAATCAGCAGAAGTGAAAGCGGCTTCTACTGTAATGGTTACATTGGAAGATGATTCTCAAGTACTGGACGCAGTAGTCGTTATCGGCTACGGCTCGGTGAAAAAGAACGATATGACCGGTTCGGTTACGGCCATCAAACCGGACAAACTAAATAAAGGTTTGATTACCAACGCACAGGACATGATGACCGGAAAGATTGCCGGTGTAAGCGTTATCAGCAAAGGCGGAGCTCCGGGCGAGGGAGCAACGATTCGTATTCGTGGCGGTTCTTCACTGACTGCGGAAAACGACCCGCTGATTGTAATCGACGGTCTGGCAATGGATAATAAGGGGGTGAAAGGTTTGGCCAATCCTCTGTCTATGGTCAATCCGAATGATATTGAAAGCTTTACCGTATTGAAAGATGCTTCGGCTACCGCCATCTACGGTTCGCGTGCTTCCAATGGCGTTATCATCATCACAACGAAGAAAGGTCAGGCAGGCGCACGTCCTACAATTTCTTATGACGGCAATGTATCTGTCAGCACTGTGAAATCTACCGTCGACGTAATGGACGGAGACCAGTTCCGTTCTTTCATCAAAGACATCTGGGGAGAAGACAGCGAAGCTTATAGCAAATTAGGAAATGCCAACACCGACTGGCAGAAAGAAATATTCCGCGCAGCCGTAAGTACAGACCATAACCTCACCATTTCCGGTGGATTAAAGAATATGCCTTACCGTGTATCGTTCGGTTATACCAACCAGAACGGTATTGTGAAAACATCCAAGTTCGAACGTTATACGGCTTCTGTCAGCTTGGCTCCTTCTTTCTTTGAAGACCATCTGAAAGTAAATGCCAACCTGAAAGGTATGATTGCCAAGAACCGCTACGCTGACGGTAACGCGGTAGGTTCCGCGGTCAGCTTTGACCCTACACAGTCCGTCCGCTCCGACGATCCTTACCATCAATATTATTTCGACGGATATTTCCAATGGAATACGGACGCTTCTTCTTTGAATGACGACACATGGAAACGTACTTTCAACGGCAATGCTCCGGGTAATCCGGTTGCCTTGTTGGAAGAAAAGGACGACCGCGCCATCTCCAAATCTTTAATCGGTAATCTGGAACTGGATTATAAGTTTCATTTCTTGCCGGACTTGCACGCACACGTGAACGGTGGCATGGACCTCTCTACGGGTAAGCAATATACGGACGTCTCTCCCTATTCTTCGACCAACAACTATTATGGCAGCTATGGCTGGGAACAGAAAGACAAGTACAACCTCTCTTTGAATGCTTACTTGCAATACAGCAAAGATTTTACTGACAAACATCGTTTCGATGTAATGGCAGGCTATGAATGGCAGCACTTCCATGATACGTCCGACCAGGAATATTGGGGACTCTATCCGCTGTCGAACAACGTGGTAGAGAACAGAGGTCAGCGTTACAACAATACCTCAAGTGGTTCGGCTACGGAAAGTTATCTGGTATCTTTCTTCGGTCGTGTCAATTACACACTGCTGGACCGTTACCTGTTTACGGCAACCGTACGCCAGGATGGTTCTTCCCGTTTCCACAAAAACAACCGTTGGGGATTGTTCCCGTCTTTTGCCTTGGGATGGAAGTTGAAAGAGGAAGCTTTCCTGAAAGACGTTGATGTACTTTCGGATTTAAAACTTCGTCTTGGCTATGGTATTACCGGTCAGCAGAATATCAATTCGGGCGACTATCCGTATCTGGCTGTTTATGAGACAAACAAAGACGGGGCTTACTATCCTATTCTGGGAGAGGGAATCACTTACCGCCCGAATGCATACAACCCGGACTTGAAATGGGAAAAGACGACCACTTATAATGTAGGTCTGGACTTCGGATTCCTGAACAACCGCATCAATGGTGCTGTGGATTATTACTATCGCAAGACCACCGATTTGCTGAACAGCGTATTCGTTTCTGCCGGAACGAACTTCAAAAACAAGGTATTGTCCAACGTCGGTTCATTAGAAAATTCAGGTATCGAATTCTCCATTAATTCAAAACCGGTTGTAACTACCGACTGGACATGGGATCTTGGCTTCAATATCACTTACAACAAAAACGAAATCACCAAATTAACTACCGGAGATAGCAAAAATTATTATGTTGCTGCCGGAGACAATATCGGTGGCGGACGTGATATGAAAGCAATGGCGCATGCCGTAGGACATCCGGCTTCTTCCTTCTATGTTTACCAGCAAGTGTATGACGAGAATGGAAAGCCTATAGAGAACGAATTTGTAGACCGCAACGGAGACGGAACGATTAACGGTGATGACCGCTACTTCTACAAAAAGCCGACAGCCGACGTACTTATGGGACTTACTTCCCGTCTTTCATACAAGTCATGGGATTTCAGTTTCTCACTGCGCGCCAGCCTGAACAACTATGTGTATAACTCTGTCGAAGCAGGTGGTTCCGACTGCAACCCGACCTCTGTCTATTCATTCGGCGCACTCAACAACCGCCCGTTGATGGGAGTGGCAAATAATATCCAGAACCTGAAAGACAACACCTTACTGTCCGATTACTTCGTACAGAATGCTTCCTTCATGAAATGTGACAACATCACTTTGGGATACTCGTTCAAAAAAATGTTCGGCGCTCCAATTGGCGGACGCGTATATGCAGCCGTACAGAACGTATTCACTATCACCAAATACAAAGGACTTGACCCTGAAGTAGAAAAGGGATTGGATAACAATATTTATCCGCGTCCTCTGACTACATTAATCGGTTTGAGCCTTAATTTCTAA